GATGGTGACGCGCAAAATTACAGAATAATATTTCCTGAAATCTGCCCGATGTCAAGAATGAATGCTTGACATAACATACTCGATTCAATCTGCAGCAAGCTATCAGGCATCATGCGCTAGTATGGATTCTCGGAGTATCTTCAGGCCGGTCGTGTATAGACCGCGAAAAAATGGGGAACGGGTGGATTTTGGTTGTCGTCGTAGGCAAGAAAATATTTTTCGACGAGATTAGCCCGCACGAAGCCGTCGATTTCGTTCCGGTCCAGGGCAATGGGGAATGTCTGCGAGTGGTAGTCAATCTCTCTGCTGCGGCACGACACCACGATTTCGCCTCCCGACGCGACCAGTTCCGCGATGGCGCACAGGGCTCTGGCGCGGTTTGGGCCGGTGAGGATCTGGATGGTGTTGCATTCGTACACGAGGTCGAAGCCGCGCAGCCAGTGGACGGGATGATCGAAAAGGTCGGCGACCAGGTAGT
This DNA window, taken from Desulfomicrobium sp. ZS1, encodes the following:
- a CDS encoding bifunctional 2-polyprenyl-6-hydroxyphenol methylase/3-demethylubiquinol 3-O-methyltransferase UbiG, whose amino-acid sequence is MDNPKLATQLLAKTYADKGDPDGWFEEFYAQADGEIKKVYWADLEPNPLLLDWVDRHPRQPGRRAIVVGCGLGDDAEALRERGYAVVAFDISPSAIDMCRRRYPDSSVDYLVADLFDHPVHWLRGFDLVYECNTIQILTGPNRARALCAIAELVASGGEIVVSCRSREIDYHSQTFPIALDRNEIDGFVRANLVEKYFLAYDDNQNPPVPHFFAVYTRPA